In Pseudomonadota bacterium, the DNA window CGAAGAGTTGTCGCCATGGGCTGAAACGCTTTTAATCAAACAGCTCTTAGACGGGAGCATTCAAGGAAGAGCAGGCAGTGAAATTGCTGACCTATTTAGAGTAACGCCCATTGTGATTAGTCAGGCAATTCACGAACTTGAATTTAATGGTTTTTGCGATCATGTTCGCAGCGGTAAAAAGAAACTAATTGAATTCGAGGCAAGGAAAAGTCTTTGGTGGAAGAGTCTGCGCATTCTCGAAAATCCCGTTGTCGGAACTGTGGGTATCGGAGAGCCTCCAATCGAATTCATTCGAGCTGGAGAAACCGCTCTTGCTCATTATTCAATGCTCGCTGATACCAAAGAGCAGATTTTTGCCGTGAATAAGCGTGAGTTCCTTGAGCTGAAAAGAAAAGGAGTTATTACCTTAAAGATGCTGGCAGAGGAAAAGCACCAATTGCAACTATGGACACGTGATCCGAGAACACTTGCGATTAACGGCTTTGTAGATCAAGTCTCTCTATATTGCTCCCGTCGTGATTCGACTGATGCGCGTATCCAGCAGGAGTTCAGCCGAATGATGCGTGAAATAGATTTGGAGGTGCCCGATGAGTCTCGATAACGTGGTCGGATTTGAGCACTTCGTTAAGTTCTTCTCAGAGTTTCGAGATCATTACGTGGTGATAGGGGGTATTGCAACGATCTTTTCCCTCGAAGCTGCCGGGGCACTTGGACGACCAACCAAGGATATCGATCTCGTTGTGCTTGCGAATCCCAACAAATTTTTTGCTGATAAGCTTCGTGAGTATATCACAAGTGGAGGCTACCAGATTGAATCTGACGCGGAACAAGGCTCAATAAATTATCGCTTCAGGAAACCACTCTCACCAGAGTTTCCGTTTCAGATAGAGATTTTTTCAACTACCCCCCTTAATATGGAACTACGAGATGATCAGGTAATAGCTCCTTTCTCAACTTCCCATGGCTTAAAGAGTCTCTCAGCTATTCTGATGGATACTGATTATTTCAGTTTGATAAAAACATGCATAGCTCAAGATGGCGGAGTTCCGCTGCTAACGATTGACGCTCTCATACCACTTAAAGCACGTGCATTTATCGATTTGAGCGAGCGACGAGGGAATGGTGAGAAAGTTGATCAGAAAGATATCAAAAAGCATCGCAATGATGTTCTTAGACTTAGTACGATCTTAGGTGATTCGAGGCGCGAATTGCCAGCAACTGTTGCACAAGATCTGATTAAATTCTTCGACCACCCTAATATTGCAGGGCTATCGCAAGATACACTCCAGACGATTGTGAATGATGCGAATAGGTCACTGATAAGTCTTCGAGAGCAGGTTCTGCATTATTATCGGTTAAAATAATATTCCGAGTATTTTATTTAGGTAATATCGGGACTGACCGCTTACTTCTTCTCTACTATTGGGCTTGAACGGATACGGGAAGCTTTAGGGTAGTGCTTATAAAATCCCGTACCAATGATTTATGACAGATTGATCTGGGGGAGACCAGCATCATCCCAACCTAAGCGAAACAATCAGACAACTCAGCAACTTCATCACCGCGCTGCTCTGCTACCGCAGAACAAATACTTGCAAAAAGTGAATCAATCTTACTATCCTTCAGTGCGCCCATGCACAACAAGAAGAGCTCCCTAACCATTATTAACCAGTATTTCTTTCCAACGGAAAGTGCTGCGGGGGTTCTCCTGCGTGAGCTTGCTGAAGACCTTTCGACTGACTTTGACGTGACTGTTGTGTGTCAGCCCGAAGCTCAACAGGGCGAGGAGAGAGCGTTGCATGCCGAGTACCATATCGTGCGTCTCCCCGCTCCGCATTGGATTTCGAGGGCGACAACCCCGTCCTCCTTTGTTCTGCGATGGATCGTGGCTGGGCTCTTTCTACTGCGGAGCTCGTTGTGGCTGCTCTTGAGCAAAAAGCAGTCGCTAGTGCTCATTGCGTCCGAGCCGCCATTCGTCGACACCGTGCTCGGGGTCGTATGCTGGATGTCGCGTCAGCCGTATGCCCTTTTGATTCAGGACCTTTATCCAGAGCTGGCAGAGGCTGTTCGCCTTAAGCCAATATGCTTCGCGTCGAGGCCCCTGAAATGGCTCCACACAGGTGTCACACGTGCCGCGCGAGTGGTCGTCACTATCTCTCCTGATCAACAGCGCTCTCTAGAATCGAGGCATGCGAAAGTTACTCAGGTGCTTCCTAATTGGGCTCCGATCTCTAGCACCGATGCATGTGAACTCGCGGCAGCTCCGGTAGAGTTTCCACTAGAACGCACTAGGCTTATCGTTCACTATGCCGGGAATCTTGGACTCGCGTGTGACCTTACCACACTTGGCGGCGCCCTCGAGATCCTGCAGCACTCTGGCCAGCTCGACAGCTTCTCCATTGTGATTCGGGGCGATGGGATTAAGGTGCACCAAGCCCAAGATCTAGCCCACCGATACCCGCAGGTGCAGCTTCACAAGAGGCTTCCTCTCAATCAGGTCGGGCTTAGCATGGGGTACTGTCATGCACACTTCGTGCTTATGCCGAAGGAGCTTCTTGGATGCGTTTACCCCTCCAAGGTGATCTCAATCATGGCATATGGCAGGCCCATGATTACCTGCATGCCGGCCGGCTCTTCTCTCGAGCATTTCATACTTGAGCGGCAACTGGGGTATGTCAGCAGGGCAGGGGACCCGCAGTCGCTTGCGGCAGCCATGCTTGCCTGCCTACACGACCTCCGAGCATCGCCACAGATTCTGCGCGATATGGGACTTAATGGCTGGCGCTACGCCCGGTATGAATGGACGCGGCAACACGCCTCCGCTCGATACCGAGATCTATTAAAGGTGGCTATAGTCGATGTCAATTAGGGTCTGGTGCAATAAAATAGGCCTTATCCCGTCTGTACTTTGCGGATTAGTCCTCTTGGCGTTTTATGTAGCAGTGACGCCCCTGGCCCAAAATAACTCGTCAATGGGGCTCGCCGGGTATGCCTGGATCTTGGCGCTCTATGTGGCTCTCTGTGTGGAGGCGGGATTATGCGGCTACAAGCTTCTCTCGCAAGCTAAGGAGGAGGGACGCTGGCTGACTGTGTGGGTCACCGGGCTGTGGCTTCTAGCGATCTGCGCCTCCGTCTTGCCTGCCTACCTCCTGGGCGCGGAAAACTCCTTTCAGATTAGTTGCGCCCTTTCTCAAATTAATGAGAACTCCGCATTGGGATTCAACTCCGCTTGCTTTCTCGGGTATCCAACCCGTGCCTACTTTCTTCAAAGCCTACCGGCAAACCTTTTCGGCATGTCTCACATAACTGCAAACGCTGGCACCGTCCTGATCCTCATGCCAGGGCTGATTATCTTTTCTCGTGGGCTAAGGCTCATTCTTCGGGGAAGTGCGATGAGCGACACTATCGCTGCGACCGTGCTTGGAGTTTTTTTTCAGAGTACGCTGCTGTTTCGGACGATCGCGTATCACGACCAGACCACGCAGCCTTTCGCAATAACGCTAAGCCTTGTGGGATTATTCGCCTCTGCCACGCTCGACAAGCGCCGAAGCGCGCTGGTTCTCCTGCTCGGCTGGGTGATTCTTGGAACCTCTTATTACCCGCCTACCCTGGCAGCGCTCTTGCTTGCCGGATGCTGTTTGGCCTGGGCTGCCCGCGCCGGACGGCTTCCAGCGGGTGGCGCAATCCTTGTGGCAGCAGGCATCGTTTTCGCCGCTGTCGCATTACTTGAAACGCTCCCGTTCCGGGAAGACTTGAGGCTTATAGTCGCTCCGGAGGTGCTCGCCGAGCCCATACAGCGGCTTCAAAGAGTTTTTTCCTTCTTGGCTTTGCAGCGCGGAGGATCTCCGTATGCGCAGCTGCCACTGCAGCTCGTTTCCTTTGTTGTTTTGGCGATCGGCCTGTCCGGCATTCGTGGGTGGAAGGTTTCATTTCTGTCGCTATGGATTGTCACCCTCGTTGTTGTCTCTTTTTTCCCCTCGGGATACAGCCCTGACTTGGCATGGCATGCAATGAGCGGAGCTCATCGCGCCTTGCCAGCGCTGCCCGTTTTAGGGGTCCTCTTGGCTATTGAGCTGCAGCGATGGTGGGGTAGGCGGCCATTCAACGTGCTTGTATCCACTGCAGCACTGACGATTGCTTTGGCTCCATCGCTTGAGACCTTTGTTACCTACCCCTACCAAGATAAACCACTGCTCCCGTACCTCCTGGCTCGCGAGTACAGGAAGAATGTGCCACTTGACCTAAGAAGTAACCCGGCGTTTTTCTACCGGTCCGACGTGCATTTGTTCAGGGGGCTGCACAGGATGCAGCCGTGGGATAAAACGATGCAAGGCGCCCAGTTTTCCGGCAGCTGCGTGCCGGAGCCACCACCACCCACTAATTCAATCGTTATGACGGTAGTACAGGGGCCTTGCGAGAAGAGTCCTACGCCACCCGGTTATATTGAGTTGCAGCGTTTTCCCAACCGCGAATTCAAGGGCGTGCTGATGTATCTGTACACGGAACATGCGGCGACTGCAGGCTCAGCATCGTCACAAGACCCCGGAACTGCCGACTTCAGAGCAGATCCACCTATTTCAAATTTCATCGATACCTCACAGGCTATCGATTAACTCACCTCTTACGACTCTTTTGAGACCTCTCCTGAGGACTTCTAAACTCCGCTTCTTTGCTGACGAAACAGGAGAAATATAGCCGATTCGCTGTTTTTTGCTACTTAGCTTACTCTCTTAAGCTATTCTGGCATGCTAAAAACGCTATTCGGCTGAGAGGACCATCAACTTTTGGCTAACTTTCAGCTCGATATCTATCCACTCAGCAGCTCGCTTAACAGTTACCTACCAATGATCAGCTGCTCGTTAAAATCGATAGATTTTCCTACCTATTTTCGGCGGTAAGTAACATCATGGCGGCGAATAGTGTAATTTTATTCTGCGTAGCAGGGTTAATTAAAGAGAAAATGAGAAAACTTACAAAAACCTACGAGCGAATCGGATTGTATATATCAAGACTGATGATCCATCGGGGGGATCGGCAAATTAAGCATTTAAAGCTCAAAGAGCATCAGATGCTAGTGTTTGCAAATGAAGATATCGGACGCCAGCTCAATCTTTATGGTAAATATGAAGCAGAGGAGACAAGTTTTTTCAGTAAAAATATTCGTGCTGAAGATATTTGCTTTGATGTGGGGGGCAATGTTGGGTATTGTGCCCTTCTCTTTGCAAAGCTTGCTTCACAAGGAGCTGTCCATGTTTTTGAGCCGATAAGATTGAATGCATCAATCATTGATGTAAATGCCGTACTGAATGGATATAAAAATATCAAGATTAATCTGA includes these proteins:
- a CDS encoding glycosyltransferase family 4 protein; this encodes MHNKKSSLTIINQYFFPTESAAGVLLRELAEDLSTDFDVTVVCQPEAQQGEERALHAEYHIVRLPAPHWISRATTPSSFVLRWIVAGLFLLRSSLWLLLSKKQSLVLIASEPPFVDTVLGVVCWMSRQPYALLIQDLYPELAEAVRLKPICFASRPLKWLHTGVTRAARVVVTISPDQQRSLESRHAKVTQVLPNWAPISSTDACELAAAPVEFPLERTRLIVHYAGNLGLACDLTTLGGALEILQHSGQLDSFSIVIRGDGIKVHQAQDLAHRYPQVQLHKRLPLNQVGLSMGYCHAHFVLMPKELLGCVYPSKVISIMAYGRPMITCMPAGSSLEHFILERQLGYVSRAGDPQSLAAAMLACLHDLRASPQILRDMGLNGWRYARYEWTRQHASARYRDLLKVAIVDVN